A single genomic interval of Acidovorax sp. 1608163 harbors:
- the proX gene encoding glycine betaine/L-proline ABC transporter substrate-binding protein ProX, with amino-acid sequence MHPQNLMTGVYRLTRNRLAAALSVGVLSLGLAGAAQAQELLPGMGTTVQPIQSSIAEEAFQTMLVSKALETLGYTVKAPQETEYATGHLALANGDATFMATHWDPLHADFYRNAGGDDKLWRQGAYVRNSLQGYLIDKRTADQYKITHISQLSDPALAKLFDTNGDGKADLTGCNPGWGCELVIEHQLTAYKLRDTVTHNQGSYAALIADTIARYKQGQPILYYTWTPYWVSGVLQPGKDVVWLQVPHSSLPGDQAKLSTRLPDGKDFGFTVNTQRIVANKAFAQKNPAAAKLFEVMQLPVSDVNAQNLRMRDGENKPQDIERHVKGWIQAHQKTYDGWVAQALAAAR; translated from the coding sequence ATGCACCCCCAAAATTTGATGACAGGTGTGTACCGCCTAACCCGTAACCGCCTGGCGGCGGCGCTGTCTGTGGGTGTTCTCTCGCTGGGCTTGGCGGGTGCGGCGCAGGCCCAGGAGCTGCTGCCTGGTATGGGCACCACGGTCCAACCCATTCAGAGTTCTATCGCAGAGGAGGCCTTTCAAACCATGCTGGTTTCCAAAGCGCTAGAGACGCTGGGCTACACGGTGAAAGCCCCCCAAGAGACCGAATACGCAACCGGGCATCTGGCCCTTGCCAACGGCGATGCGACCTTCATGGCCACCCATTGGGACCCGTTGCATGCCGACTTCTATCGCAACGCGGGGGGCGATGACAAACTGTGGCGGCAGGGGGCTTATGTGCGCAACTCTTTGCAGGGCTATCTCATCGACAAGAGGACCGCCGACCAATACAAGATCACCCACATCTCACAGCTGTCCGATCCGGCGCTGGCCAAGCTGTTCGACACCAATGGCGACGGCAAAGCCGATTTGACCGGGTGCAACCCTGGCTGGGGTTGCGAGCTGGTCATTGAGCACCAACTCACGGCCTACAAGCTGCGCGACACCGTCACACACAACCAGGGCAGCTACGCCGCGCTGATTGCGGACACCATCGCGCGCTACAAGCAAGGCCAGCCCATCCTGTACTACACCTGGACGCCCTACTGGGTCAGCGGTGTGCTGCAGCCTGGCAAAGATGTGGTCTGGCTGCAGGTGCCGCACTCCTCCTTGCCGGGCGATCAAGCCAAGCTCAGCACCAGGCTGCCGGATGGGAAGGACTTTGGCTTCACGGTCAACACCCAGCGCATCGTGGCCAACAAGGCGTTTGCTCAAAAGAACCCCGCTGCGGCCAAGCTCTTTGAAGTCATGCAATTGCCGGTGTCGGATGTCAACGCACAGAACCTGCGCATGCGCGATGGCGAGAACAAACCCCAAGACATTGAGCGCCATGTGAAGGGGTGGATCCAGGCCCACCAAAAAACCTATGACGGGTGGGTGGCGCAGGCGCTGGCGGCGGCGCGGTAG
- a CDS encoding DUF2061 domain-containing protein, translating to MSHIRRIARQNKTMLMKTGSYYLIHIGVAAMVAYAVTGNLLASLTLSLLEPTVQAVAFFFHEKAWARRQNAPMTQAAPTAPAAA from the coding sequence ATGTCCCACATCCGCCGCATCGCCCGCCAGAACAAGACCATGCTCATGAAGACGGGCAGCTACTACCTCATCCACATTGGTGTCGCAGCCATGGTCGCCTATGCCGTCACGGGCAATTTGCTCGCGTCGCTCACGCTGAGTTTGCTGGAGCCTACGGTGCAGGCGGTGGCCTTCTTCTTTCACGAAAAGGCCTGGGCACGCAGGCAGAACGCGCCAATGACGCAAGCCGCCCCAACCGCCCCAGCAGCAGCCTGA
- a CDS encoding SPFH domain-containing protein, which translates to MALMDFIKKQFIDIIQWTEDSDGTLAWRFPMRDMEIQNGGTLIVRESQMALFVNEGKVADVFGPGTHKLTTQTLPVLTYLKNWDKLFESPFKSDVYFFSTRQQIDQKWGTPQPITIRDKDFGAVRLRAFGNYAFRVADPKLFHTEISGTREEYTVAEVDGQLRGLVLQNISNAIASSGLPFLDLAANQIAFADALAKELQPAFAKIGLLLEAMTVQNVSLPEELQKILDQKIGMGMVGNDMAKFMQYQTAQAIPKFAEGAGNGGGIAGDAMGLGAGVALGQVLAQNLQQGLQGGGAQAAPVPAAPAGVRPDEVMATLEKLGDLKAKGILTQEEFDAKKAELLKKLV; encoded by the coding sequence ATGGCCCTGATGGACTTCATCAAGAAACAGTTCATTGACATCATCCAGTGGACTGAAGACAGCGACGGCACCCTGGCGTGGCGCTTCCCGATGCGCGACATGGAAATCCAGAACGGGGGCACGCTCATCGTTCGCGAGTCGCAGATGGCGCTCTTCGTCAACGAAGGCAAAGTGGCCGACGTGTTTGGCCCCGGCACGCACAAGCTCACCACGCAGACGCTGCCCGTCCTGACCTACCTGAAGAACTGGGACAAGCTCTTTGAGTCGCCCTTCAAGAGCGATGTCTACTTCTTCAGCACCCGCCAGCAGATCGACCAGAAGTGGGGCACGCCCCAGCCGATCACCATCCGCGACAAGGACTTCGGTGCCGTGCGCCTGCGCGCCTTCGGTAACTACGCCTTCCGCGTGGCCGACCCCAAGCTGTTCCACACCGAAATCTCCGGCACCCGCGAGGAATACACCGTGGCCGAAGTGGACGGCCAACTGCGTGGCCTGGTGCTGCAAAACATCAGCAACGCCATCGCCAGCAGCGGCCTGCCGTTCCTGGATTTGGCGGCTAACCAGATTGCGTTTGCCGACGCGCTGGCCAAAGAGCTGCAACCCGCCTTTGCCAAGATCGGTCTGCTGCTCGAAGCCATGACCGTGCAGAACGTGTCGCTGCCCGAAGAGCTGCAAAAGATCCTCGACCAGAAGATCGGCATGGGCATGGTCGGCAACGACATGGCCAAGTTCATGCAGTACCAGACGGCGCAAGCCATCCCCAAATTTGCCGAAGGTGCGGGCAATGGCGGTGGCATTGCGGGCGACGCCATGGGCCTGGGTGCGGGCGTGGCGCTGGGCCAGGTGCTGGCGCAAAACCTGCAGCAGGGCCTGCAAGGCGGCGGCGCCCAGGCCGCGCCAGTGCCCGCAGCACCCGCAGGCGTGCGCCCTGACGAGGTGATGGCCACGCTGGAAAAGCTGGGCGACCTCAAGGCCAAGGGCATCCTCACGCAGGAAGAGTTCGACGCCAAGAAGGCAGAGCTGCTGAAAAAGCTGGTCTGA
- a CDS encoding DUF4178 domain-containing protein produces MATDPTQRAYRAPCPGCGAPVEFKSAQSTHAVCGYCQSTVVRSGDVLTRLGKMAELFDDHSPLQLMASGRAKLDGKEQPFTLIGRLQYKTEAGVWTEWVAFLQDGTMASLGEDNGAYVFTRKINPGRELPEASRFRLGATTAINGKSYSVAFSGSAQLLSAQGELPKLPPLGQPFDMVELRSADGEVLSIDYGHTPPNVERGTSVLLEDLQLQGLKDESAKEEKGRQFNCPHCGAPVQVQLSTTKSLTCGSCASLINLDSGVGGELRAAVQDEPVQPIIPLGTKGQLQGVHWQVVGFQHRMGVEPGDDEHFGWSEYLLYNQKRGFAFLVDSEEGWSMVRPTTGAPQLASSGRSATYMGTKYDLKYTYEAETTYVLGEFYWQVSRGQKTSNRDFASSKGLLSLEQSANEITWSSGDKLSSDTVAKAFKLDDKKDVLQRDDTGPFVAKSGMGCGTIILIAVVIIIVLILMSRCSSCDPRVENCSSSGYRSSGGSYGGYSSGGGHK; encoded by the coding sequence ATGGCCACAGACCCAACCCAGCGCGCCTACCGCGCCCCTTGCCCCGGCTGCGGCGCGCCGGTGGAATTCAAGAGCGCGCAATCCACGCATGCCGTGTGCGGCTACTGCCAAAGCACTGTGGTGCGCAGCGGCGACGTGCTCACGCGCCTGGGCAAGATGGCCGAGCTGTTCGACGACCACAGCCCGCTGCAGCTCATGGCCAGCGGGCGCGCCAAGCTCGATGGCAAAGAGCAGCCCTTCACCCTGATCGGGCGGCTGCAGTACAAAACCGAGGCCGGGGTCTGGACCGAGTGGGTGGCGTTTTTGCAAGACGGCACCATGGCCAGCCTGGGCGAAGACAACGGCGCCTACGTCTTCACCCGCAAGATCAACCCGGGCCGTGAGCTGCCCGAGGCCAGCCGCTTTCGCCTGGGGGCCACCACGGCCATCAACGGCAAAAGCTACAGCGTGGCCTTCAGTGGCAGCGCGCAGCTGCTGTCCGCCCAGGGCGAGCTGCCCAAACTGCCGCCCCTGGGCCAGCCGTTTGACATGGTGGAACTGCGCAGCGCCGATGGCGAAGTGCTCAGCATCGACTACGGCCACACGCCGCCCAATGTGGAACGCGGCACCTCGGTGCTGCTCGAAGACCTGCAACTGCAAGGCCTCAAGGACGAATCGGCCAAAGAAGAAAAAGGCCGCCAGTTCAACTGCCCGCATTGCGGCGCGCCGGTGCAGGTGCAGCTGTCCACCACCAAAAGCCTCACCTGCGGCTCGTGCGCCAGCCTCATCAACCTGGACAGTGGCGTGGGCGGCGAGCTGCGCGCTGCCGTGCAGGACGAGCCCGTGCAGCCCATCATCCCACTGGGCACCAAAGGGCAGCTGCAGGGCGTGCACTGGCAGGTGGTGGGCTTTCAGCACCGCATGGGCGTGGAGCCTGGCGACGACGAGCACTTTGGCTGGAGCGAGTACCTGCTCTACAACCAAAAGCGCGGCTTCGCGTTCCTGGTCGACTCCGAAGAAGGCTGGAGCATGGTGCGCCCCACCACCGGCGCGCCGCAGCTGGCCTCCAGTGGGCGCTCGGCCACGTACATGGGCACCAAGTACGACCTCAAATACACCTACGAGGCTGAAACCACCTACGTGCTGGGCGAGTTCTACTGGCAAGTGAGCCGGGGCCAGAAAACCTCCAACCGCGACTTCGCCAGCAGCAAAGGCCTGCTGTCGCTGGAGCAAAGCGCCAACGAAATCACCTGGTCGTCGGGCGACAAGCTCAGCAGCGACACGGTGGCCAAGGCCTTCAAGCTCGACGACAAGAAGGACGTGCTCCAGCGTGACGACACCGGCCCTTTTGTGGCCAAGTCGGGCATGGGCTGCGGCACCATCATCCTCATCGCGGTGGTCATCATCATCGTGCTCATCCTCATGAGCCGCTGCTCCAGCTGCGACCCACGGGTCGAGAACTGCTCCTCATCGGGTTACCGCAGTTCGGGCGGCTCGTACGGCGGGTATTCCTCCGGCGGCGGGCACAAGTAG
- a CDS encoding DUF350 domain-containing protein, whose protein sequence is MVGIEWLKPAAFLGSILYALIGVVIFWVCFIVVDKITPYDLWREIVEKQNQALGLVVAAMCLGISIIVAAAIH, encoded by the coding sequence ATGGTCGGAATCGAATGGCTCAAGCCCGCAGCGTTCCTCGGGTCCATCCTCTACGCACTCATCGGCGTCGTCATCTTCTGGGTCTGCTTCATCGTGGTGGACAAGATCACCCCCTATGACCTGTGGCGCGAAATCGTGGAAAAGCAGAACCAGGCCCTGGGCTTGGTGGTGGCCGCCATGTGCCTGGGCATCAGCATCATCGTGGCGGCCGCGATCCATTGA
- a CDS encoding TonB-dependent siderophore receptor: protein MAIDSSTGSKAARFPLGRMGAALLVGFGSWGGQALAQDTLRTAAELPAVQVTGAQYDPDDVRPEGVTTATKTYMAPKDIPQTIDTLEVNKYKSYGINDLATMLDGVPGVNTSYDMRGEGVMIRGFAADSGDIYRDGVRESGQVRRSTANVERIEILKGPASVLYGRSAGGGVINMVSKQARFDAKSSLTLRGGSWDNYGGTLDINKVINPNVAVRVTADREQAHSFRSGIRNKNEMVSPSITVDTRTGLRWTGQYTYDNVWRVPDRGPAYDQLPAGVSIRQGFAQPGDYVEDRLRVLRSDLSYDFNAAWSLRWVASKREASQDFDHYFAGTYCNAQGRTSAGVACANPGRVRQSYAWQQTSNKTTNHTLDLTGRVDLAGMRHELLVGLEHSEEVRNPRLFSTANSNGSIDPFNPVLNAVRPVQGAPSQQNLHEAQAKALYAQDLIHLAPQWKLLLGGRYDSFDFTTLNQLSGVQRSSSGDSVSPRVGLVWQPVRDHSLYTSYSKSFSPYGGRGLLGVSVVPNAVFDAEPQHSRQMEAGIKSDWLDGKLSTQLAVYQLEHYNIRYQPEPVNNPLLYMVRGKERSRGIEWSAAGRLAPSWYVRGGVGLMSAKVVEDRSVPANEGKNLRDTAKRNGNLFVRYAPDGAWYGELGVTHTSSRYTNEANTTRLPGYTRWDALVGWRAAPWSATLALSNLLDKEYWRSSSMPGAPRSVLLSVNYQF, encoded by the coding sequence ATGGCAATCGATTCCAGCACGGGCAGCAAGGCTGCCCGTTTTCCTTTGGGCCGCATGGGCGCAGCCCTTTTAGTGGGTTTTGGCTCTTGGGGCGGCCAGGCCTTGGCGCAAGACACTCTGCGCACGGCCGCAGAACTGCCGGCTGTGCAGGTCACGGGTGCGCAATATGACCCCGACGATGTGCGCCCCGAAGGCGTGACCACCGCCACCAAAACCTACATGGCGCCCAAGGACATTCCGCAAACCATCGACACGCTGGAAGTCAACAAATACAAAAGCTATGGCATCAACGACCTGGCCACCATGCTCGACGGCGTGCCGGGCGTCAACACCAGCTATGACATGCGCGGCGAGGGCGTGATGATCCGGGGCTTTGCAGCGGACTCGGGCGATATCTACCGTGACGGCGTGCGCGAAAGCGGCCAGGTGCGCCGCAGCACCGCGAACGTCGAGCGCATTGAAATCCTCAAGGGCCCCGCATCGGTGCTGTACGGCCGCAGCGCAGGCGGTGGGGTGATCAACATGGTCAGCAAACAGGCACGCTTTGATGCCAAGAGCAGCCTGACCCTGCGAGGTGGCTCGTGGGACAACTACGGCGGCACGCTGGACATCAACAAAGTCATCAACCCCAACGTGGCCGTGCGCGTGACCGCGGACCGCGAGCAGGCGCACAGCTTTCGCAGTGGCATCCGCAACAAGAACGAAATGGTTTCGCCCAGCATCACGGTGGACACGCGCACAGGCTTGCGTTGGACGGGTCAATACACCTATGACAACGTGTGGCGTGTACCCGACCGTGGGCCTGCATACGATCAATTGCCAGCGGGGGTGTCCATTCGGCAGGGGTTTGCGCAGCCTGGAGACTACGTGGAAGACCGCCTGCGTGTGCTTCGTTCGGACCTGAGCTACGACTTCAACGCGGCCTGGAGCCTGCGCTGGGTGGCAAGCAAGCGCGAGGCCAGTCAAGACTTTGACCACTACTTTGCGGGCACGTACTGCAATGCGCAGGGGCGTACATCCGCGGGCGTGGCGTGCGCCAACCCCGGTCGCGTCCGCCAAAGCTACGCTTGGCAGCAGACCAGTAACAAGACGACGAATCACACCCTGGACCTCACTGGCCGGGTTGATCTGGCGGGCATGCGCCATGAGTTGTTGGTGGGACTGGAACACAGTGAAGAGGTGCGTAACCCCCGCTTGTTCTCAACGGCCAACAGCAATGGGTCGATCGATCCGTTCAATCCGGTGCTCAACGCCGTGCGCCCCGTGCAAGGCGCGCCGTCGCAGCAAAACCTGCATGAAGCGCAAGCCAAAGCGCTCTACGCCCAAGATCTCATCCACTTGGCTCCGCAGTGGAAGTTGCTGCTTGGCGGGCGTTACGACAGCTTTGACTTCACCACCTTGAACCAACTCAGTGGAGTCCAGCGCTCGTCCAGCGGGGATTCTGTGAGCCCGCGTGTTGGGCTGGTCTGGCAGCCTGTGCGTGACCACAGTCTCTACACCTCTTACAGCAAGAGCTTTTCTCCCTACGGAGGGCGTGGGTTGCTGGGGGTATCCGTGGTTCCCAATGCTGTGTTCGATGCAGAACCTCAGCACTCACGTCAGATGGAGGCCGGTATCAAGAGCGACTGGCTGGATGGCAAGTTGTCTACCCAGCTGGCTGTGTACCAACTGGAGCACTACAACATTCGCTACCAGCCGGAGCCCGTGAACAACCCTCTGCTTTACATGGTGCGAGGGAAGGAGCGCTCGCGCGGCATTGAGTGGAGTGCAGCAGGTCGCTTGGCGCCTTCGTGGTATGTGCGTGGTGGCGTTGGCCTGATGAGCGCCAAGGTAGTGGAGGACCGCAGCGTGCCAGCCAACGAAGGCAAAAACCTGCGTGACACCGCCAAGCGCAACGGCAATCTGTTCGTGCGCTACGCACCCGATGGCGCCTGGTATGGCGAACTGGGCGTGACGCACACCAGCAGCCGCTACACCAACGAGGCCAACACCACCCGCCTGCCCGGCTACACCCGCTGGGACGCCCTGGTCGGCTGGCGTGCTGCCCCCTGGAGCGCCACACTGGCTCTGTCCAACCTGTTGGACAAGGAGTATTGGCGCTCGTCCAGCATGCCGGGTGCTCCCCGCAGCGTGCTTCTGAGTGTGAACTACCAGTTCTGA
- a CDS encoding polyamine aminopropyltransferase, producing the protein MSSIPHSIAGATAPELPSPGPRPIDIALLISVFVVAACGLLYELAAGALASYVLGDSVLQFSTIIGTYLFAMGVGSWLSRYFERQLPAHFLRIELLVALIGGALPATLFLANAYAPGAFRFLLYGMVLMVGTLVGLEIPLVMRILKRNTALKDLVSQVLTFDYLGALAVSMAFPLLLVPHLGLIRTGLLFGLMNAAVALWAVWLFRAELRRLRAHAVACVMVLLALLAGFAGADHITTLAEDKFYQDRVVYSTASPYQRIVVTHGKAGHRLFLNGNLQFAERDEYRYHEALVHPAMAAHSRPKRVAVLGGGDGMAVREILKYPSVESVTLVELDPAMTRTFTEHPTLARLNGGALKNPKVHIVNTDAFQWLQQGEDTFDVIVVDFPDPTNFSIGKLYTNSFYSLLDKRLSASGYAVVQTTSPLVARQSFWTVVSTIESVGLRTAPYHAHVPSFGEWGYVLASRRPWRMPDALPGGLQFLSPQTLPLLFDFPLDMARVPAEVNRLSNQVLVHTYEREWGKVVAH; encoded by the coding sequence ATGTCTTCCATCCCCCACTCCATTGCGGGCGCTACGGCGCCCGAATTGCCCTCCCCAGGCCCCCGCCCCATCGACATCGCCCTGCTCATCAGCGTCTTCGTGGTGGCGGCCTGTGGCCTGCTGTACGAGCTGGCGGCGGGGGCGCTGGCGTCGTATGTGCTGGGCGATTCGGTGCTGCAGTTCTCCACCATCATCGGCACCTACCTGTTTGCCATGGGCGTGGGGTCGTGGCTGTCGCGGTACTTTGAGCGGCAGCTGCCCGCGCATTTTTTGCGCATTGAGCTGCTGGTGGCGCTGATCGGCGGGGCGCTGCCCGCCACGCTGTTCCTGGCCAATGCGTATGCGCCGGGGGCCTTTCGGTTTTTGCTGTACGGCATGGTGCTCATGGTGGGCACGCTGGTGGGGTTGGAGATTCCGCTGGTCATGCGCATCTTGAAGCGCAACACCGCCCTCAAGGACCTGGTGTCGCAGGTGCTCACGTTTGACTACCTGGGCGCACTGGCCGTGTCCATGGCCTTTCCGCTGCTGCTGGTGCCGCACCTGGGACTCATCCGCACAGGGCTGCTGTTTGGGTTGATGAATGCGGCCGTGGCGCTGTGGGCAGTGTGGTTGTTCCGTGCCGAGCTGCGGCGGCTGCGCGCGCATGCGGTGGCCTGCGTGATGGTGCTGCTGGCGCTGCTGGCGGGCTTTGCCGGGGCCGACCACATCACCACCCTGGCCGAAGACAAGTTCTACCAGGACCGCGTGGTCTACAGCACCGCATCGCCCTACCAGCGCATTGTGGTCACCCACGGCAAGGCGGGGCACCGGCTGTTCCTCAATGGCAACCTGCAGTTTGCCGAGCGTGACGAGTACCGCTACCACGAGGCCCTGGTGCACCCAGCCATGGCGGCGCACAGTCGTCCGAAGCGCGTGGCCGTGCTGGGCGGCGGGGACGGCATGGCGGTGCGCGAGATTCTCAAATACCCCTCGGTCGAATCCGTCACGCTGGTCGAGCTGGACCCGGCCATGACCCGCACCTTCACCGAGCACCCCACGCTGGCGCGGCTGAACGGCGGCGCGCTGAAGAACCCCAAGGTGCACATCGTCAACACCGACGCCTTTCAGTGGCTGCAGCAAGGGGAAGACACTTTTGACGTGATCGTGGTGGACTTTCCAGACCCGACCAATTTTTCGATTGGCAAGCTCTACACCAACAGTTTCTATTCGCTGCTGGACAAGCGCCTGTCGGCCAGCGGTTACGCCGTGGTGCAAACCACCTCGCCCCTGGTGGCGCGCCAGAGTTTTTGGACGGTGGTGAGCACCATCGAATCGGTGGGCCTGCGCACGGCCCCTTACCACGCCCATGTGCCCAGCTTTGGCGAGTGGGGCTACGTGCTGGCCAGCCGCCGCCCCTGGCGCATGCCCGATGCGCTGCCCGGTGGATTGCAGTTCCTGAGCCCGCAAACGTTGCCGCTGCTCTTTGACTTTCCGCTGGACATGGCGCGTGTGCCTGCCGAGGTCAACCGCCTGTCCAACCAGGTGCTGGTGCACACCTACGAGCGTGAGTGGGGCAAGGTGGTGGCGCACTGA